One part of the Streptomyces nigra genome encodes these proteins:
- a CDS encoding TetR family transcriptional regulator, producing the protein MSAVSTPPVTPTPARRDAAATKAAILRAARYLLARHAHADITLKSVADRAGVSPPLILKYFGNKDTLFARVMSFEADADALLAAPLEGLGAHMVRHVLVSQSEQGADPLLRIVFAPLHGEQGDILRANFRRQVTERITARLDGPDAGLRAELAVATLLGLGVMYGIARGTEVRATAVDELVERYAPAVQAYLTR; encoded by the coding sequence ATGAGTGCCGTGAGCACTCCACCCGTCACGCCCACACCGGCCCGCAGGGACGCCGCCGCCACCAAGGCGGCCATCCTCCGGGCCGCCCGGTATCTGCTGGCCCGGCACGCGCACGCCGACATCACCCTCAAGTCCGTCGCCGACCGCGCCGGCGTCAGCCCGCCGCTGATCCTCAAGTACTTCGGCAACAAGGACACCCTGTTCGCCCGGGTCATGTCCTTCGAGGCCGACGCCGACGCCCTGCTGGCCGCGCCGCTGGAGGGGCTCGGCGCCCATATGGTCCGGCATGTGCTGGTCAGCCAGTCCGAGCAGGGCGCCGACCCGCTGCTGCGGATCGTGTTCGCGCCGCTGCACGGCGAGCAGGGCGACATCCTGCGCGCCAACTTCCGCCGCCAGGTGACCGAGCGCATCACCGCGCGCCTCGACGGCCCCGACGCGGGCCTGCGCGCCGAACTGGCCGTCGCCACCCTTCTCGGCCTCGGCGTCATGTACGGCATCGCACGGGGCACGGAAGTGCGCGCTACGGCGGTGGACGAACTGGTCGAGCGGTACGCACCGGCTGTGCAGGCGTATCTGACGCGTTGA